The Camelina sativa cultivar DH55 chromosome 14, Cs, whole genome shotgun sequence genome includes a window with the following:
- the LOC104743668 gene encoding putative F-box protein At1g30930 has translation MCNPLTGQYVTLPELRGNFRHSYLGFDPLYKEFKVLVISVSYSSDYILTLGTEELRWRTIQCPFIHLPCGENICIHGALYYSAQVDQGNHLDYDDVIVCFDVRYEKFKYIGVECCFDGLINYKGKLGGINIKKNFALNDGYLVELSMWVLEDVDKQEWSKYAYTLWDESNAAIHKGSPLFLAGMTATGDIVLSMKYANTPFYVVYFNPERNTLQSVEIQGVRANRYSKVYAFVDYVEDLSVNDAMQLKPRLLKLVQNFVPKRPKPRRRRRTSHDLSNSSQSVKNKEQNMYGLSANLLYRYAHYHSTGL, from the exons ATGTGTAACCCTCTCACAGGACAGTATGTTACCTTACCTGAACTTAGAGGTAATTTTAGGCATAGCTATTTAGGGTTTGATCCTCTTTACAAGGAATTTAAGGTATTGGTCATTAGTGTTTCTTATTCAAGTGATTATATCTTAACACTGGGAACTGAGGAACTGAGGTGGAGGACGATCCAGTGTCCTTTTATACATCTTCCTTGTGGGGAAAATATTTGCATCCATGGGGCTTTGTATTACTCAGCTCAAGTTGATCAAGGTAATCATCTTGATTATGATGATgtgatagtttgctttgatgttaggtatGAGAAATTCAAGTACATAGGCGTAGAATGCTGTTTTGATGGATTGATAAACTATAAGGGGAAATTAGGTGGGATTAACATTAAGAAGAATTTTGCTCTTAATGATGGATATCTTGTTGAGTTGAGtatgtgggttctagaggatgTTGATAAACAGGAATGGTCGAAATATGCCTACACTTTGTGGGATGAGAGTAATGCTGCTATACATAAAGGAAGTCCTTTATTTCTGGCTGGGATGACTGCTACCGGTGACATTGTTTTGTCAATGAAATATGCAAATACTCCATTTTATGTCGTCTACTTCAATCCGGAAAGGAACACTCTCCAGagtgttgaaatccaaggtGTTCGGGCCAATCGTTATTCCAAAGTTTACGCCTTTGTAGACTATGTAGAAGATCTTAGTGTTAACGATGCAATGCAACTCAAGCCACGCCTTTTAAAACTAGTCCAAAATTTCGTTCCCAAGAGGCCAAAACCACGACGACGTCGGCGTACATCTCACGACCTCTCCAATTCTTCTCAATCCGTGAAGAACAAGGAGCAGAACATGTACGGATTATCAGCTAACCTTCTCTATCGTTATGCT CACTATCATTCGACTGGCTTATAG